The Thermococcus sp. nucleotide sequence ACCAAGGAGCGACATAGAGGTCGTCCCTATTGAGGAAGACGTTCTCGCCAAGGAGCTCGTTAAGCCCCAGTTCCGCTACCTGAAGAAGATAACCGTGACGAGCTACTCCGACCTTGAGAGGATTTCCGCTGAGCTCCAAGAGGGCAACATAGTCCTTGTGGACTTGACGCCCCTTGAGAAGAGGCCCGACGTCCTCGAAAAGATAGCGGAGCAGATAAAGGGCATGGTAAACGCCCTCGACGGGCAGGCCGCGAAGGTTTGCAGGAACGAGATAAAGCTCATACTCCTTCCGAGCGACATAAGGATAGCCAAGTGACTTTTTTCTTAACCATGCCTTTATAAATCCTTTTGGGTTCTTCCTCCCGGTGGTCGTGAAATGGTGGAGGGCGAGAAGAAGGAGAAGGTTGATGTTAAACCCGAGCTCGGCGAGATTCAGGTAATAAGCCTTGGGGACTGCCCCATATGCGGTGGGAAGGGAACGCTCAAAGCCATGCAATACATCCACGAGATTCCCTACTTCGGCAAGGTCATGGAGAGCACGATATACTGCGAGAGGTGTGGCTACCGCAACGCCGACGTCATGATACTCGAAGACAGACCGCCGAAGCTCTACACGGTGAGGGNNNNNNNNNNCTCTTCACGAGGGTCGTGAGGAGCAAGAGCGGGACGATAGAGCTTGAGGAGATAGGGGTGAAGATAGAGCCGGGGCCTGCAGCGGAAGGCTTCATAACCAACGTCGAGGGCGTCCTTGAGAGGGTTCGCGAGACCCTCCTGATGGCGAGGGAGTTCAGGAGGCAGGAAGGGGACGAAGAGG carries:
- the sepF gene encoding cell division protein SepF, which gives rise to MGLFDSLKRKEERPRRKIPASLKKKEEVPPRSDIEVVPIEEDVLAKELVKPQFRYLKKITVTSYSDLERISAELQEGNIVLVDLTPLEKRPDVLEKIAEQIKGMVNALDGQAAKVCRNEIKLILLPSDIRIAK